Proteins encoded together in one Flavobacteriales bacterium window:
- a CDS encoding Z1 domain-containing protein translates to MTTEETNALRIARVMIDTGMPEDQVLSNPAIPEALRQFVTEQLASERVRYLRSAPMISADLNRGEWLNTAERSNWYYWTTLRSHLLMTDWTSAAVSGLDEETDRILPQLGNPTEPEFDIRGLVLGYVQSGKTANFTALIAKAVDVGYRLVIVLSGLDKGLRRQTQIRLKRELVGYPDNRSGAVPFPPMGKHWHEFTSEDLEGDFDPGRASAAALQGSQPVLLVVKKNGPVLRKILRWLGTAPTSVHQELPLLLIDDEADNASVDTRGDRLSQPPGADDEYEDPTTINKLIRQVLNQFSRKSYVAYTATPFANILIPHDNVAHPDYGADLYPKDFFIALQKRPGYFGVEEFFGRFDSATESEKAGLDVVRMIPDQDIPALDAGQFPSSLADAMMNFVLAGAARRQRGAGEKAATMLIHTSHLRDDHRILAEQVRNYLRELRNEWRYQRSHILPQFKRRWEAEFQPVTRAINGAEDTPFESLIEHVTAFLNVLDPDTRVREVNSERGDVLDYVADPTLKAIAVGGNKLARGLTLEGLLTSYFARTTNMYDTLMQMGRWFGYRSGYADLTRIHTTPELSSWFHDLAAVEHQLREDIAIYERQRLTPLELGMRIRSHPAMLVTSRAKQRHSTAVTISQTYAAEVVQTVRFPFNRPQDLRSLSEDNLALVREFLHEAGKPSKWAAEGPLWSDSRRVSCDALIDFIRRFRVDGMARSISTTLLAAYIERQLERSELTHWTVSIQGRQRLENTLGVVDWGLGKPINQISRTRLKSDLYSIGVVTEPREELLGLTLEQITQAEEAARASSIGINVAARSMRPSSDGLLLLYPISKHSGYNLTSAEGNRRPLFDEPNSAAACDLIGLALSFPSSQHPPIVDGEYVTGTVAWRAAE, encoded by the coding sequence ATGACCACCGAGGAAACCAACGCGCTCCGGATCGCCAGGGTGATGATAGATACCGGGATGCCCGAGGACCAAGTGTTGTCCAATCCCGCCATCCCAGAGGCGCTGCGACAGTTCGTGACGGAGCAATTGGCAAGCGAACGCGTGCGCTACCTGCGGTCAGCCCCGATGATCTCCGCAGACCTCAACCGTGGGGAATGGCTGAATACCGCCGAGAGAAGCAATTGGTACTACTGGACCACGCTTCGGTCGCACCTGCTAATGACCGATTGGACTTCTGCGGCTGTCTCGGGCTTGGATGAGGAGACCGACCGGATACTGCCACAACTGGGCAATCCAACAGAGCCGGAGTTTGACATCCGAGGTCTTGTCCTTGGCTACGTGCAAAGCGGTAAGACAGCAAATTTCACAGCGCTCATTGCCAAGGCGGTGGACGTGGGCTATCGTTTGGTGATCGTCCTCTCCGGATTGGACAAAGGTCTTCGTAGGCAAACGCAGATCCGGTTGAAACGAGAGCTTGTCGGCTACCCCGACAATCGCTCGGGTGCCGTACCCTTCCCGCCGATGGGGAAGCATTGGCATGAGTTCACAAGCGAAGACTTGGAAGGTGATTTCGACCCGGGGCGTGCTTCAGCAGCCGCACTGCAGGGCTCCCAGCCGGTGCTCTTAGTCGTTAAGAAGAATGGCCCTGTGCTTCGGAAAATATTGAGGTGGCTCGGGACGGCCCCAACTTCAGTGCACCAGGAATTGCCATTGTTGCTCATCGATGATGAAGCGGACAATGCCAGTGTTGATACCAGGGGTGATAGGCTTAGTCAGCCGCCAGGTGCGGATGACGAGTATGAGGATCCCACAACGATCAATAAGCTCATCCGCCAAGTGCTCAACCAGTTCTCGCGGAAGAGTTACGTGGCATACACGGCAACCCCGTTTGCCAATATCCTGATCCCGCACGACAACGTCGCACATCCGGACTACGGTGCTGATCTGTATCCAAAGGACTTCTTTATTGCCTTGCAGAAGCGGCCTGGCTACTTTGGAGTTGAGGAGTTCTTCGGTCGCTTCGATAGTGCAACTGAAAGTGAAAAGGCCGGCCTCGATGTTGTTCGAATGATCCCAGACCAGGACATTCCAGCTCTTGATGCCGGTCAATTCCCATCGTCATTGGCGGATGCGATGATGAACTTCGTTTTGGCGGGCGCGGCACGAAGACAGCGTGGTGCCGGTGAGAAGGCCGCAACGATGCTGATACACACCAGCCATCTGAGAGATGACCATCGGATACTTGCCGAGCAGGTAAGAAATTACCTCCGCGAACTACGAAATGAATGGAGGTATCAACGCAGCCATATCCTTCCGCAGTTCAAGCGCCGTTGGGAAGCTGAATTCCAGCCAGTGACCCGCGCGATCAACGGCGCGGAAGACACCCCATTTGAATCGCTCATTGAGCATGTCACTGCTTTTCTGAATGTGCTGGATCCAGATACGCGGGTGCGAGAGGTGAATAGCGAGCGCGGGGATGTACTCGACTACGTTGCCGACCCAACATTGAAGGCCATTGCTGTTGGAGGCAACAAGCTTGCCCGAGGGCTGACCTTGGAGGGACTACTCACGAGCTACTTCGCACGAACCACCAACATGTATGACACGCTCATGCAGATGGGTAGATGGTTCGGATACCGCAGCGGCTATGCGGATCTCACGAGAATTCACACGACCCCTGAGCTGAGCAGCTGGTTCCATGATCTTGCTGCTGTTGAACATCAGTTGAGAGAGGACATCGCCATCTACGAGAGGCAGCGGCTCACTCCGCTTGAGTTGGGCATGAGGATTAGAAGCCATCCGGCAATGCTTGTGACAAGTCGCGCCAAGCAGCGGCACAGCACCGCTGTTACAATTTCCCAGACTTACGCGGCCGAAGTCGTCCAGACGGTCCGCTTTCCTTTCAATCGTCCCCAGGATCTGAGGTCGCTTTCTGAGGACAACCTGGCCTTGGTAAGAGAGTTCCTGCATGAGGCCGGAAAACCCAGCAAGTGGGCTGCGGAAGGTCCTCTCTGGAGCGACAGTAGACGTGTGTCGTGTGACGCGCTTATTGACTTCATTCGTCGCTTCCGTGTAGATGGGATGGCGCGTTCCATTTCCACTACGTTGTTGGCGGCTTACATCGAACGACAACTGGAAAGAAGCGAGCTGACACATTGGACGGTTTCCATCCAAGGAAGGCAGCGGCTCGAGAACACTTTGGGAGTGGTGGATTGGGGATTGGGAAAGCCCATTAACCAGATATCCAGAACTCGGCTCAAGAGCGACTTGTACTCAATAGGTGTAGTTACCGAGCCACGGGAAGAGCTTCTTGGGCTTACACTTGAACAGATAACACAGGCAGAAGAAGCCGCACGTGCAAGTTCGATCGGCATCAATGTCGCTGCCCGGTCTATGCGGCCTTCTTCTGACGGTCTTCTTCTACTCTATCCGATAAGCAAGCATTCGGGATACAACCTCACATCGGCTGAAGGAAATCGTAGGCCGCTATTTGACGAGCCCAACTCAGCAGCAGCTTGCGACTTGATCGGTCTTGCGCTGTCGTTTCCATCATCGCAGCACCCGCCGATTGTTGATGGTGAGTATGTCACGGGAACAGTAGCATGGAGAGCCGCCGAATAG
- a CDS encoding type II site-specific deoxyribonuclease translates to MKKDPRKEVLALWKLRSKAEKKAREGGNKDLGLRAGVTSGRHLDPLSELVRGIFIDAGMPPESVHCGGGNLQIPGFYRPQKKWDVVVVHQGVLVAAVEFKSILGSYGNNMNNRTEESLGNATDLLEAAEQGLIGTRPPWLGFVFFMQDDDKSRGGGKSLKQPHFPVDDAFVGATYQQRASIWLRRLLMKRLYNAAWYAVVNPLQGVNGVREPDADLSWAKFDAAIPGRVGEVLA, encoded by the coding sequence ATGAAGAAGGATCCGCGCAAGGAAGTGCTGGCGCTGTGGAAACTGCGCTCCAAAGCTGAGAAGAAGGCCCGCGAAGGCGGCAACAAGGACCTGGGCTTGCGTGCAGGTGTCACCTCCGGTCGTCATCTCGATCCGCTCTCCGAACTGGTGCGCGGGATCTTCATCGATGCGGGTATGCCGCCCGAGAGCGTGCATTGTGGTGGTGGCAACCTGCAGATCCCCGGCTTCTACCGCCCGCAGAAGAAGTGGGATGTGGTGGTGGTACACCAAGGCGTGCTCGTAGCGGCCGTGGAGTTCAAGAGCATCCTGGGCAGCTACGGCAACAACATGAACAACCGCACCGAGGAATCCCTCGGCAACGCGACGGATCTGCTCGAAGCGGCGGAGCAAGGCCTCATCGGCACGCGGCCGCCCTGGTTGGGCTTCGTCTTCTTCATGCAGGATGATGACAAGTCGCGCGGCGGCGGCAAGAGCCTCAAGCAACCACACTTCCCTGTGGACGATGCGTTTGTGGGCGCCACTTACCAACAACGCGCCTCCATCTGGTTGCGCCGCCTGCTCATGAAGCGCCTCTACAACGCCGCGTGGTACGCCGTAGTGAACCCGTTGCAAGGCGTGAACGGTGTGCGCGAACCGGATGCCGATCTGAGTTGGGCCAAGTTCGATGCGGCGATACCGGGACGGGTTGGGGAGGTGTTGGCGTGA
- the dcm gene encoding DNA (cytosine-5-)-methyltransferase yields MRFIDLFAGAGGLSEGFVRAGFTPVAHVEMDRAACNTLRTRIAYHHLKANRKTSLYEAYLRGDIDRNRLYASVPPQLLASVINEMIDDKSIKRIFKSIDALNKGAAVDAIVGRPPCQAYSVVGRARDANGMRGDKRNYLYKYYGQFLKKYQPRVFVFENVLGLESAEGGKYLRDMKANFKRIGYSLEHDTLNAREFGVLQNRRRILIIGWRKDLGIEGMPTFEQRNSPYRVEQLLSDLPAILPGQGSIKAGRYATETTEYLKRSAIRNGLDVVTLHFARPHTKQDRTIYKIAVDRWNKGKERLRYTDLPVSLRTHKNTSSFLDRFKVVAANEEYAHTVVAHINRDGHHYIHPDESQNRSLSVREAARIQSFPDDYYFEGIKESNPRTAAFKQVGNAVPPLMAQSIASAISKMLSKK; encoded by the coding sequence ATGCGCTTCATAGACCTCTTCGCTGGTGCCGGCGGCTTGTCGGAGGGGTTCGTTCGTGCAGGATTCACGCCGGTGGCGCATGTGGAAATGGATCGAGCCGCGTGCAATACCCTACGGACGCGAATAGCCTACCACCACCTCAAAGCCAACAGGAAGACCTCGTTGTATGAGGCCTACTTGCGTGGCGACATTGATCGCAATCGGCTGTACGCATCTGTTCCGCCACAGCTGCTTGCCTCGGTGATCAATGAAATGATCGATGACAAGTCGATCAAGCGTATCTTCAAGTCAATCGATGCTCTGAACAAGGGCGCCGCTGTCGATGCCATCGTTGGTAGACCACCCTGCCAGGCCTATTCCGTTGTTGGACGGGCACGCGATGCGAATGGCATGCGTGGTGACAAGCGGAACTACCTCTACAAGTACTACGGACAGTTCTTGAAGAAGTACCAACCCAGGGTCTTCGTCTTTGAGAATGTGTTGGGACTGGAATCGGCTGAGGGTGGCAAGTACTTGAGGGACATGAAAGCCAATTTCAAGCGGATAGGCTACAGTCTCGAGCACGACACGTTGAATGCACGCGAATTCGGGGTACTTCAGAATCGCAGGCGTATTCTCATCATCGGCTGGCGGAAGGACCTTGGCATCGAAGGCATGCCGACTTTCGAGCAACGCAATTCGCCGTATCGGGTCGAGCAGCTGCTGAGCGATCTGCCGGCCATCCTGCCCGGACAAGGCTCCATCAAAGCAGGACGGTACGCCACCGAAACCACTGAGTACCTGAAGCGGTCAGCAATAAGGAACGGGCTTGATGTTGTGACCCTGCATTTTGCCCGGCCACACACGAAGCAAGACAGGACCATTTACAAGATCGCTGTTGACCGCTGGAATAAGGGGAAGGAGCGGCTGCGATACACGGACCTGCCGGTATCACTGCGCACTCACAAGAACACCTCGAGCTTCCTTGACAGGTTCAAGGTCGTGGCGGCGAACGAGGAGTATGCACACACGGTAGTGGCCCACATCAACCGTGATGGGCACCACTACATCCATCCCGACGAATCGCAGAACAGGTCACTCTCCGTGCGCGAAGCAGCACGCATTCAATCCTTCCCCGACGACTACTACTTCGAGGGCATCAAGGAGTCGAATCCAAGAACTGCAGCCTTCAAGCAAGTAGGCAATGCGGTGCCGCCACTAATGGCTCAAAGTATAGCTTCGGCAATCAGCAAGATGTTGTCGAAGAAGTAG
- a CDS encoding ATP-binding protein has protein sequence MGYEFATAVADLVDNCIEAGANQVDIQAEWDGDSSWVSIADNGSGMSPAILKEAMRYGSERDYSEDDLGKFGLGMKTASMSQCRRLTVSSQTKGAGSITSYSWDLAHIGKTNRWEILPIAQSELPWTTKDKFKEGFRTVVRWDELDRILGYKHPYGESARKQLAQMCSEIETHLSMVFHRFLSGEAAKPRVRISLNGNPLEPWDPFCRKEKTQRLDRCSIPVEYNDATGKVIFDPYVLPHQHRFSSTDAHERASGPNKWNRQQGFYIYRSDRLIQSGGWSDLRTLDEHSKLARIALRFDPKLDEAFKINVAKMRVQLPASIRGDLVKALAPVLRAADTEYRKGGGTKPGGKPMPSPKSDVPAPEQNGKSKSNAANNIERLFTLDEAFEKLLSVASKREQLLLKEVFARLRKKT, from the coding sequence ATGGGCTACGAGTTTGCCACGGCTGTGGCGGACTTGGTGGATAACTGCATCGAAGCCGGTGCCAATCAGGTCGACATCCAAGCCGAATGGGATGGTGACAGTTCCTGGGTCTCGATCGCCGACAACGGTTCGGGAATGAGCCCGGCGATATTAAAGGAGGCCATGAGATATGGTTCTGAGCGGGACTACTCAGAGGATGATTTGGGGAAGTTCGGTTTGGGCATGAAGACAGCCTCCATGAGCCAATGCCGGAGACTCACTGTCAGCAGCCAGACGAAAGGAGCAGGGTCGATTACCAGCTATAGTTGGGACCTTGCGCATATTGGGAAGACCAATCGTTGGGAAATACTGCCAATAGCACAGAGCGAGTTGCCTTGGACAACCAAGGACAAGTTCAAGGAGGGCTTCCGAACTGTCGTAAGATGGGATGAGCTTGACAGAATACTTGGGTACAAACATCCGTATGGTGAGTCAGCCAGAAAGCAACTGGCGCAGATGTGCAGCGAGATCGAAACTCACCTATCCATGGTGTTTCATCGATTTCTATCGGGCGAGGCCGCCAAGCCCAGAGTTCGCATATCTCTGAATGGAAACCCTCTGGAGCCGTGGGATCCGTTTTGTAGAAAGGAAAAGACGCAGCGCCTGGATCGCTGTTCGATACCGGTGGAGTACAATGATGCAACCGGTAAGGTCATCTTTGATCCATACGTTCTTCCCCATCAACACCGGTTCAGCAGCACCGATGCCCACGAACGCGCTTCTGGACCGAACAAGTGGAACAGGCAACAGGGATTCTATATCTATCGGTCCGATCGGCTTATTCAGAGCGGCGGTTGGTCGGACCTTCGTACACTGGATGAGCACTCCAAGCTTGCGCGGATTGCGCTCCGGTTCGATCCCAAGCTTGATGAAGCATTCAAGATCAATGTAGCGAAGATGAGGGTGCAGCTGCCCGCATCGATCCGTGGCGACCTTGTCAAGGCACTGGCTCCTGTGTTGCGGGCAGCTGATACTGAATACCGCAAAGGCGGTGGTACCAAACCTGGTGGCAAGCCGATGCCATCGCCTAAGTCTGATGTTCCGGCTCCGGAACAGAACGGAAAGTCAAAGTCCAATGCTGCCAACAACATCGAGAGGCTGTTCACCTTAGACGAAGCCTTTGAGAAGCTGTTATCAGTTGCGAGCAAACGTGAGCAGCTACTGTTGAAGGAGGTGTTCGCCAGACTGCGTAAGAAGACCTGA
- a CDS encoding T9SS type A sorting domain-containing protein — translation MTMKASALLFIAITMAAAHSKAQYTYTQVLTGLADVYESGNTVFALGDIDADGDVDIISVGDHWGGVVANEMGIMVFKNNGNGTAWTKTMSGVHGYGGVALGDVNNDGDMDVAYGVHHAYGTTDFGDQFLEVVLGDGTGSNWTPWDDGLAEQGQSWGLFGCDLADVDNDGLLDLGANSFGCCDGSWIYKNNGNGTWTSLGGSAAGFDNSSEDLLFGDFDGDGRPDFIVNNTAFNTQPYQVWRNTGSGAFAPMQNGLPYSGAWGDFNFEMAVADVNHDGADDIAITLGQYVRVYSYDPSTSSWVNISTGLPTTSQSGLLVALGDMGQDGHVDVVTYKSNLITIYEGDGAGSWMQAATLPIPETTGYVLKVADLDHNGYSDIVYWASPGGGNRLRVYLQSTPATQLSIAPVDPNGGQCFVPGSAEFIHWTSMVPSPGTATVDIELSIAGPFGPFTSIVSDAPNSGTHQWQIPAVSSNDCYLRFTIDDGMTTVQSTTAAAFSIDGCGLSTAIEESTVAADMIISPNPSEGMIQVHSAIAPDRIHVRNALGALIVSAPGRSLTTIDLSAYPAGLYFVDALFKDGTRSKKVVKTE, via the coding sequence ATGACCATGAAGGCATCAGCACTCCTGTTCATCGCGATCACGATGGCCGCGGCCCATTCCAAGGCCCAATACACCTATACACAGGTGCTCACCGGGCTGGCGGACGTGTATGAGAGCGGGAACACCGTCTTTGCCCTGGGTGATATTGATGCGGATGGTGACGTGGACATCATCTCCGTCGGCGACCATTGGGGAGGTGTCGTTGCCAACGAGATGGGCATCATGGTGTTCAAGAACAATGGCAACGGCACGGCCTGGACCAAGACCATGTCGGGCGTGCATGGCTACGGAGGTGTGGCCCTAGGAGATGTGAACAATGACGGGGACATGGATGTGGCCTATGGTGTTCACCACGCCTATGGCACCACCGACTTCGGCGATCAGTTCCTGGAAGTGGTGCTCGGGGATGGAACAGGATCGAACTGGACACCATGGGACGACGGTCTGGCGGAGCAGGGACAGAGTTGGGGCTTGTTCGGGTGTGACCTGGCGGACGTGGACAACGACGGGCTGCTCGATCTGGGGGCGAACTCCTTCGGCTGCTGCGATGGCTCTTGGATCTACAAGAACAACGGGAATGGTACCTGGACATCGTTGGGGGGATCCGCTGCCGGCTTCGACAATTCAAGTGAGGACCTGCTCTTCGGGGACTTCGATGGCGATGGCAGGCCCGACTTCATCGTGAACAATACCGCCTTCAATACCCAGCCATACCAGGTCTGGAGGAACACCGGGAGCGGTGCTTTCGCCCCCATGCAGAATGGCCTGCCCTACTCCGGCGCATGGGGCGATTTCAATTTCGAGATGGCCGTGGCCGATGTGAACCACGACGGCGCTGATGATATCGCCATCACGCTGGGCCAGTACGTTCGTGTTTACTCCTATGACCCGTCCACCAGTTCATGGGTGAACATCTCCACGGGCCTTCCAACCACCTCGCAGAGCGGACTTCTGGTCGCGTTGGGCGACATGGGCCAGGATGGCCATGTTGATGTGGTGACGTACAAGAGCAACCTGATCACCATTTATGAGGGCGATGGCGCAGGTAGCTGGATGCAGGCCGCAACGCTCCCCATCCCGGAAACGACCGGCTATGTCTTGAAGGTGGCCGACCTTGACCACAACGGCTACTCGGACATCGTCTATTGGGCGAGCCCAGGCGGAGGGAACCGGCTGCGCGTTTACCTGCAATCCACACCAGCGACCCAGCTGTCCATCGCACCGGTCGATCCCAACGGAGGGCAGTGCTTTGTTCCCGGATCCGCCGAATTCATCCATTGGACCAGCATGGTCCCTTCCCCGGGAACGGCGACGGTCGATATCGAACTCTCCATAGCGGGCCCCTTCGGTCCGTTCACCAGCATCGTGTCCGACGCACCCAATTCGGGAACCCACCAATGGCAGATCCCTGCGGTCTCATCGAACGATTGCTACCTGCGGTTCACCATCGATGATGGGATGACCACCGTGCAGTCCACAACGGCTGCCGCGTTCTCGATCGATGGCTGCGGCCTCAGCACAGCTATCGAAGAAAGTACCGTTGCTGCCGACATGATCATCTCGCCCAATCCGAGCGAGGGCATGATCCAGGTCCATAGCGCGATCGCGCCTGATAGGATCCATGTCCGCAACGCGCTGGGTGCGCTGATCGTCTCGGCGCCCGGCCGATCGCTCACCACCATCGACCTGTCCGCTTACCCCGCCGGGCTGTATTTCGTTGATGCCCTGTTCAAGGACGGGACGAGAAGCAAGAAGGTCGTGAAGACGGAGTAA